One genomic segment of Mycolicibacterium psychrotolerans includes these proteins:
- a CDS encoding alpha/beta hydrolase has protein sequence MKYADTEAVSPLWTAPTEPPGVPDTDTTHAVASISGARSSNTAVIVRKELDTAATAVGPPSIEITEPAAAAPAAVSMSATMFFTAEVATATKAPPAPTTPATEPTPWTLLAFARRESEQAFSRPLTTIEPLATQSPTELLTDTTVVTSQLIDPVITGEVRVPSQAPAALVAHASLDITTPQAMFTGEPSIVSRVFTGFYRVLGAVGELLGVDITTPAGRLLSNYRPPWFIRRGLTVQRNEFEGMSVWTLQSCESTSEKTVVAVPGSAFVWPPTLFHWLNYAAMARNTGAAVVVPIYSVVPRGGTAGTVVPAIADLISSGIDQRGAENVSVYGDSLGGTIGLAAVQELVRRGNPVPSHMVLISPALDLTFSNPAIQFVDDPVFSGLFFSHVRHNAQVWAGGLDVTDPLVSPLFGSLAGLPPTALYFGSLEILAPDGLVLQDTALATPGADFTFILREGEIHIWAVNPILPETRAVLPDIYRQLAIAQ, from the coding sequence ATGAAGTATGCCGACACGGAAGCGGTCTCGCCGTTGTGGACGGCGCCGACCGAGCCACCCGGAGTCCCAGACACCGACACAACGCACGCCGTTGCTTCCATTTCCGGCGCCCGGTCGAGTAACACTGCTGTGATCGTTCGAAAAGAGCTCGACACTGCCGCAACGGCAGTCGGCCCCCCGTCAATAGAAATCACCGAGCCCGCGGCCGCAGCGCCCGCCGCCGTCTCCATGTCCGCAACGATGTTCTTCACCGCCGAAGTTGCGACGGCTACGAAGGCCCCGCCCGCGCCGACGACACCGGCAACAGAGCCGACGCCGTGGACACTGTTGGCCTTCGCGCGCCGCGAAAGTGAGCAGGCCTTTTCGCGCCCTTTAACCACCATCGAGCCGCTTGCCACGCAATCCCCCACCGAACTTCTCACTGACACAACCGTTGTCACCAGCCAGTTGATCGACCCGGTGATTACCGGTGAAGTTCGTGTACCCAGCCAGGCACCGGCTGCCCTGGTGGCACATGCGTCGCTCGATATCACCACGCCGCAGGCGATGTTCACCGGTGAACCGTCGATCGTGTCCCGCGTCTTCACCGGGTTCTATCGGGTCCTCGGTGCAGTCGGGGAGCTCTTGGGTGTGGATATCACGACCCCGGCGGGACGACTGTTATCGAATTACCGTCCGCCGTGGTTCATCAGGCGGGGGCTCACAGTGCAGCGCAACGAGTTCGAGGGGATGTCGGTGTGGACTCTGCAGTCCTGCGAGTCGACGTCGGAGAAGACTGTCGTAGCGGTCCCCGGCAGCGCATTCGTTTGGCCGCCGACCCTCTTCCATTGGCTCAATTACGCCGCTATGGCACGCAATACCGGCGCCGCTGTTGTCGTACCCATCTACTCGGTGGTGCCACGGGGCGGCACCGCCGGCACCGTCGTGCCCGCCATCGCGGACCTGATCTCCTCGGGCATCGACCAGCGCGGGGCCGAGAACGTCAGTGTGTACGGCGACTCGCTAGGCGGCACCATAGGGCTCGCCGCAGTGCAGGAGTTGGTGCGCCGCGGAAACCCGGTGCCGTCGCACATGGTGCTGATTTCACCGGCACTCGATCTCACCTTCAGTAATCCGGCCATTCAATTTGTCGACGACCCAGTGTTTTCGGGCCTCTTCTTCTCGCATGTGCGCCACAATGCGCAAGTTTGGGCCGGGGGCCTCGATGTCACCGATCCGCTGGTCAGTCCCCTCTTCGGGTCACTGGCTGGGCTTCCGCCGACCGCCCTCTACTTCGGAAGCCTAGAGATCCTTGCGCCCGACGGCCTTGTCCTGCAAGACACGGCGTTGGCGACGCCGGGCGCTGACTTCACGTTCATCCTGCGCGAAGGCGAAATACATATTTGGGCGGTAAACCCGATACTGCCCGAGACGAGAGCCGTTCTCCCAGATATTTATCGGCAGCTAGCCATCGCTCAGTGA